The Syntrophorhabdus sp. genomic sequence GTCGCGAAGAAAGAGGTTCACCGAGTATGATTGGGGGACGACCTTGACCTTTATCGCGTATTTCTTGAAGAACGCCGTCGGCTGTATGCGGAAATCGTCACCCCACAGCCCCACCTTCTTCCCTTCGAGGTCCTCCGGCCTTCTGATGCCCCGCGACTTCTTCGCTATGAGCATAAGTGATGACCGCTGCGCCACCTGGGCGATATTGACGAGCCTCACACCGCCCGAACGCTTCTGGAGGGCCGTGGAGAGCCAGATAGTGCCAACATCGGCCTCGCCATTCTCGAGAAGCTCCGATGACGGCCTGTGGGCCCCTCCCCGGAGGATCTTCACGTTGAGGCCATGCCTGGCGTAAATGCCCTTCTCGTAGGCGGCATAATAACCGGCAAACTGGGCCTGCGGACTCCACTGGGGGATGAAGGTGATCTTTTTCAAGGCAGGCTGGCCATATCCCGCCGCCGTCATGAGGATGACGACAAGACACACCAGCACTCCGGCCCACACCTTCCCGACCGCTTCCCGTTGTCCGCTTCGGTTCTTCATGATCAGTTATTATGATGATTGATAGCGAACCGGGAGTCAACACAAAAATCCCCTGCGTACCGGGGCACGGCGCGAAGCGCATTGTCTCCCGGGGTTCGCCGGGCCGGGAAAAGGCCCTCCTCGAACCACCTCGCCCCGGCGGCAACCAATGCGTCAGCCTCCGTTCCACTCCCCCGGGGGGCGGCGGGCGGACCATCTCAACAATAGCAGGACATTCTTAAGGATTTATCCGGTCGTCCGATGACAATGATACAGGGGGAGTAACGGTCATGACATCATTGCGCGAACATAACGACGTGGACAGCGACAGGCGGGACCCTTTCACGATCGAAGTGAACGAGGAAGAGGGCAGTGCCTTTGTCACCATTCACGAGGCATGGGAGCATCCCTCACTGGAAGAGGTCGTGCGGGACCTTGAAGGGCGGAACCTGCCCTACTTCATCGACAAAGCGACCATCGCAAAGGAACTGGCACGGAAGACCG encodes the following:
- a CDS encoding ABC transporter substrate-binding protein, producing MKNRSGQREAVGKVWAGVLVCLVVILMTAAGYGQPALKKITFIPQWSPQAQFAGYYAAYEKGIYARHGLNVKILRGGAHRPSSELLENGEADVGTIWLSTALQKRSGGVRLVNIAQVAQRSSLMLIAKKSRGIRRPEDLEGKKVGLWGDDFRIQPTAFFKKYAIKVKVVPQSYSVNLFLRDGVDAASAMWYNEYHTILNAGINADELTSFFYSDYGLNFPEDGIYVMEETLKKDPAAVCAFVNASLEGWRWAFDHPEEAIDIILKYMVEANVPANKVHQRWMLERMKDVIIPSGSDRAAMGVLKKEDYERVGKELKEGGLIADVPGMDAFAFTCAGYVQK